One genomic region from Curtobacterium sp. 9128 encodes:
- a CDS encoding alpha/beta hydrolase gives MTEITAHHGLFKDTNLHIDDTGGSGRPVVLIHGWPLSGASWSKQVPVFADGGYRVITYDRRGFGRSDKPKTGYDYDHLTEDLHTVLTELDLQDVTLVGFSMGGGEVARYFTKYGTERLHSVVFASAVPPYLLQTDGNPDGPLPKSQAAEMTAGLMKDEDSFYDQFTTDFFSVDGVLVVSEDDRQEALALAKQASKTAALEAMASFANTDFRDDLPKVTVPTLIIHGDGDATVPYEGSGARTHEAITGSELHVVKGGPHGVNVSHPDEWNRVVLEFLAK, from the coding sequence ATGACTGAGATCACCGCCCACCACGGCCTCTTCAAGGACACGAACCTGCATATCGACGACACCGGCGGCTCCGGCCGCCCGGTCGTGTTGATCCACGGGTGGCCGCTCTCCGGAGCGTCCTGGAGCAAGCAGGTGCCCGTATTCGCCGATGGCGGCTATCGGGTCATCACCTACGACCGTCGCGGCTTTGGCCGCAGCGATAAGCCCAAGACCGGCTACGACTACGACCACCTCACCGAGGACCTCCACACCGTTCTCACTGAGCTCGACCTGCAGGATGTCACCCTTGTCGGGTTCTCGATGGGTGGCGGTGAGGTGGCCCGCTACTTCACCAAGTACGGCACCGAACGGCTCCACAGTGTCGTGTTCGCCTCCGCGGTCCCGCCGTACCTGCTGCAGACCGACGGCAACCCGGACGGGCCGCTGCCGAAGTCGCAGGCAGCCGAGATGACGGCTGGGCTGATGAAGGACGAGGACTCGTTCTACGACCAGTTCACCACCGACTTCTTCTCCGTCGACGGCGTCCTGGTGGTCTCCGAAGACGACCGGCAGGAAGCGCTCGCGTTGGCGAAGCAGGCATCGAAGACTGCCGCGCTCGAGGCTATGGCCTCGTTTGCGAATACGGACTTCCGCGACGACCTGCCCAAGGTGACCGTGCCGACGCTGATCATCCACGGCGACGGTGACGCGACCGTGCCCTACGAGGGCTCCGGCGCCCGCACCCACGAAGCCATCACCGGTTCGGAACTGCATGTCGTTAAGGGTGGTCCGCACGGCGTGAACGTCAGCCACCCGGATGAGTGGAACCGGGTCGTGCTGGAGTTCCTCGCGAAGTAG
- a CDS encoding BLUF domain-containing protein translates to MRSIVYTSTQTRPITDTELAQILAVGREKNTALGVTGILAHKGDNCLGILEGDDATVAARFEQVRRDPRHTNVRVLADESVAQRSFPDWSMAFQPLDPLMEHVPGFSDLFAPGQQLDPAIGLTRARGLLEWFRKHPLAPLTSQTAEADEVPRTRAINGAISALHGGSITRFTLDDAAERAGMSVAEVREVFPTERALLAATVERWTQAISAPLAPLMGEQGTVAFLHALLATHAEGRRSRGETEDDRGGRGDEGRDDAGRGHHEGPLTGLLADLGEGAAHRRAADTTHQSGVGRRGKHGVGSDERGHGALQL, encoded by the coding sequence ATGCGTTCGATCGTGTACACCAGCACCCAGACCCGTCCGATCACGGACACCGAGCTCGCGCAGATCCTCGCGGTGGGGCGGGAGAAGAACACCGCCCTCGGGGTGACCGGGATCCTGGCGCACAAGGGTGACAACTGCCTCGGGATCCTCGAGGGCGATGACGCCACCGTCGCCGCACGGTTCGAGCAAGTGCGCCGTGACCCCCGACATACGAACGTGCGCGTCCTGGCAGATGAGTCGGTCGCGCAGCGGTCGTTCCCAGACTGGTCGATGGCGTTCCAGCCGCTGGATCCGCTGATGGAGCACGTTCCGGGCTTCAGTGACCTGTTCGCGCCCGGTCAGCAGCTCGACCCGGCGATCGGGCTGACTCGGGCGCGGGGGTTGTTGGAGTGGTTCCGGAAGCATCCCCTCGCACCGTTGACGAGTCAGACCGCCGAAGCGGACGAGGTACCCCGCACGCGTGCGATCAACGGGGCGATCTCGGCGTTGCACGGCGGCAGCATCACGCGGTTCACCCTCGACGACGCCGCCGAGCGCGCAGGGATGAGCGTGGCCGAGGTGCGGGAGGTGTTCCCGACCGAGCGGGCGTTGCTGGCGGCGACGGTGGAGCGGTGGACGCAGGCGATCTCTGCACCGTTGGCGCCACTGATGGGCGAGCAGGGTACGGTCGCGTTCCTGCACGCGCTCCTGGCTACGCACGCGGAAGGGCGGCGCTCACGCGGAGAGACCGAGGACGATCGCGGCGGACGCGGCGACGAGGGCCGAGACGATGCCGGTCGCGGTCATCATGAGGGTCCGTTGACGGGGCTGCTCGCGGACCTCGGAGAAGGGGCTGCGCATCGACGCGCGGCGGACACGACGCACCAGAGCGGTGTGGGCCGTCGAGGGAAGCACGGTGTCGGGAGCGATGAACGTGGTCACGGTGCCCTTCAACTCTGA